In the genome of Magnetococcales bacterium, the window TGGAAGACTTTGTTGGGGCTCCGCCCCAAACCCCGCCAAGAGGAAGGGCACAGCCTTTCCTCCTGGACCTCCTTCCCAGTTTTTCGAACGTTTACTAAAATAGGGGGGCTGAATAGTTACTAAAAAAGTTGAATGAGGTAAAATTGACACATATCCAAGAAATACATGCAATCCATGACAGGAATAGACTGGGGATACGTGTCTGATAAGTGTTGAATCCGGGACCGGAAAGGAGCGGAATTTAAACAAGAATACATACATAAGCCAGAGTTCTGGACAGATGGATGTCGCGCATGGTTTGTCTTGTGAGCGATTTTTCCATCAGATGCCAGTCGTGTGAAACCATGCCTGTTCACATGGCTTATAAGGCGAGTTGCGTCTGGATTCAAACTTGTATATTGGATGAACGGGTGCGAACAGAGGTGGCTGAATGACTTGGAGCAAATTTGGCAAAAAGATTGAATGACAACAGGATGATACCTTGTGCGACAGGCGGTTGCTNNNNNNNNNNNNNNNNNNNNNNNNNNNNNNNNNNNNNNNNNNNNNNNNNNNNNNNNNNNNNNNNNNNNNNNNNNNNNNNNNNNNNNNNNNNNNNNNTGCTGGTGATTGGTTCATGATCAGGAATGAAGATTTGTGACATGTTTATGGGAAAAGTTGCTGGTGATTGGTTCATGATCAGGAATGAAGATTTGTGACATGTTTATGGGAAAATATGATGGATGATCGTTGGATATGAAATTGAGGGCCATGATCATCCATTCGGCCACGATGCGTGCTTTTTTTCGGAAAACCTGCAATACGTCCGTCTCTTGGCGCTGAACAACGCGCCAAGAGACGGACCATGGTCCGCCCCCTGGATTTTTTTGCAAACGGCGCAAAAAAATCCAGGGAAAAGGGGGGCGAAGACCTGTCCGGTCACCAGCCCCCTGGACCCTGTTACCGGAATGGCCGAAACGATGATCAAAGCCAAATTGAGGAGGGTGAAACGGATATAAAAAAATACATAATCAAATAATTGTGGGCATTTGGATATCGCACAGGGTTCACTATTCAAGCGTGCATTTTTCCGTCTGACACAATCCATGTAGAGCCATGCTTTCCTGCATGGTCAACAGGGTGAATTGCATCGGGAGTCAAGCTTTGATGTCTGATGAATGGATGTCGGTATGATTTGCCATGCAAAACAGGTCATTGCTGCTGGTAATGCAATCAAAATGACGCAGTTTAAATGAATAAACATCGAAAGGATCGTACCGAAATGCAAACAGTTAACGGTTTTTTTTAGGCAGGGTTAGGGTTGATCCTGCATAAAGCGAACAACCCAAGCGTAACCAGGGAAGGTAACATGAGTAGTTATTGGGAGAATAGTCATGTCAATTTCCATCAACACCAACGTGGGAGCTTTGGCTGCACAGCAAAATTTGGGAGTCTCTTCAGCAAAACTTGCGAGAACCTTTGAAAGATTGTCGTCCGGCTTGCGGGTCAATTCATCCAGAGATGATGCTGCCGGTCTGGCGATTGCCTCGGGGCTGACATCGCAGATCCGCGGGTACAATATGGCCTCGCGGAATGCCAATGACAGCATTTCCCTGCTCCAGGTTGCGGAAGGGTCATTGGATGAAACGTCCAATGCCTTGCAACGGATGAGGGAGCTGGCTGTCCAGGCATCCAATGGTTTGTTGACCACAACAGATCGAGAAAATTTGAATGTGGAGTTTGCACAACTGCGCTCGGAAGTGGAACGCATCGGTTACAACACCAAGTATAACGGGATTTCACTTTTGCAGGGCCAGTACTCCATGCAGATTCAGGTTGGGGCCTTTGAAGGACAAATGGTGTCCATCGGTGTTTTCAGTGCGACGGCATCCTGTCTGTGTTCGGCAAAGGCATCCATTGGTGGTGACGGTTCGGCAGCCATGGCTGCGGTCACCCTGCTGGATGGTGCAATAACCAGTGTAGCCACCATGCGCGCCTCAATCGGTTCCCTGCAGAGCCGATTGGAGTCGGTGGTTGCGACATTGTCAGCCCAGGAACTGAACACCGAATCCGCCCGTTCCAGGATCATGGATGCGGATGTCGCAGGAGAAACATCGGCTTTGACACGCGATTCGATCTTGCAACAGGCTGCGGCATCCATTCTGGCACAGGCCAATCAATCACCCCAGGTGGCCATGACGTTATTGGGGAGATGATCATAAAAGATGATCTGCATGACTGAATGGAAGATCCATTTTTTCGAACTTCCATTCAGTCGCAGCTTCTTTTCAATGAACACGGACATGCAGTTTAGCGGCAGGGTTAGGGTTGGCCCTGCAAAAAGCGAGCAACCCATCAGTAACCAGGGAAGGTAATCAGTGACAAGAACGGGAGAAGAACCATGGCGATTTCCATCAACACCAACATTGGAGCACTGTCAGCACAGAAAAATCTGAGTACTGCTGCCGGAAGACTGTCCCAGTCGTTTGAAAGATTGTCCTCTGGTTTACGGGTCAATTCATCCAGGGACGATGCTGCAGGATTGGCGATTGCTTCCGGGTTGACGCTCCAGATTCGGGGGGCAAACACGGCGTCACGCAATGTCAACGATGTCATCTCGGTCCTTCAGATCGCCGAAGGTGCCCTGGATGAAACCACGAATGCCTTGCAAAGAATGCGGGAGCTGGCCGTCCAGGCGTCGTCCATGACCTTGACGACAACGGATCGCACAAGCCTGAATTCGGAATTTACCCAACTCCTGTCCGAAGTGGATCGGATCGGGAAAAATGTCCAATATAATGGAAGAAATCTCCTGACCGGATCATTCAATGCCGTCCAGATCCAGGTTGGGGTCTACAGTGGGCAGATTGTGTCTGCCACCATTCTGAGTGCCACGGCAACCGGGTTGTGTTCGGCCTTGGCAGGCATCACGGGTGATGGTTCCCAGGCCATGTCGGCCATCACGATTCTGGATAATGCCATCGCCAGCGTGTCCACCATCCGGGCTACCATCGGGTCATTGCAAAACCGGTTTGAATCCGTGGTGGCAACGTTGGCAAACCAGGTGGTCAATACCGAATCTGCCCGTTCCAGAATCATGGATGCAGACATTGCGGTGGAAACCTCAAACCTGACGCGCAATTCCATTCTCCAACAGGCCGCAGCCTCGATTCTGGCCCAGGCAAACCAGGCACCCCAGGTGGCGTTGACACTGCTCGGTGGTCGATAATTCATGACGCCTTGCCTGGCAGCATGATTTGAATAACAGGAATCTGTCACCATGGTCGTCGAACGGTTTTGCAAAGGACCTGAAATGACGGATTTGATGCAGGTGGAGCAGCAGTTCTCATCAGTTTGAATTCGTTGCAGGGAGGGTTTTTGTTCCTGTGCCGAGGATCATGCACCCCTGATGGGGTCGGATTGGATCAGATGGAATGGAATGTCGATATCTCGTTGAAGAAAAAGGAGGCTTCGGGTTGTGCGGAATTCGGATTCCCTGGCCATCGGGAGTCAAGATTGCAGTCTCAGGGGTGATCAGCATTCAATGATGCCGGTATAAGGGAGAAAGACCATGACATGATGATTGTCTTGGAAACCATGCGTTGGGCTGGAATCATGACGAATCCTGCATGAGTCGGTGCAGAAACGACCAGCCAGAACCGGCGGCGTATGGTACAAGTCCAAATAATCCGGTAATCGGAGGATTCGAAATGACCTTCGCCGTTGATAAAAGTTGGGCGGCCATCTTTGCCCAACGACAGATGGGTCGGTCATCCACTTCACAGAAAAAGCCTTTTCGACGCCTGGCGTCGGGAGCGCTGATCCATGAAGAGAGTGAGGATGACTCGGAGTATGACTTCCTGTCTGGAATGAATGTTCGTATTCGGGAGTTGAATCAGGCACTGCGCCATGTCAATGACGGAATTTCCCTGGCCCAGTTGGCCGGAGAAGGTTTGCGGGAAATGGAATCAGCCTTGAGTCAAATCCGCATCATGCTTGATCCCCAGGGGATTCTGGCTGACAAGCGGATGGATCTGGGTGACATCCAAATGAAAATCCGTACACTGATCGAGGAGATCGACCGGATTGCCCAGGAAACACAGGCCGTCGATGGCAGTCTGATTCAGGACAACGCCCGGATACACAGGTTCCAGGCCGGAAAAGAGGGTGCCATCCCGGTACCGGTTGCAGGGACCGGGGTGGGAACCAGGCTTGTCGATTCCGGACCGTTGAAAAAATCGACGGTCGGAATGGATGTGGAAAACATTGCGGGACGGGTGGAAAAAGCCATGAACAATGTGACCGACATCCGCTCGGATTTGCGCAATGTGCTGAACAAGTTTGAATTGGCGGTGGTTGGCATGAACACCATGGCAGAGAACGTGGCCGCCTCACGGGTGCGCAACCTGGATCTGCCGTCTGGAAATCAGGTAACCAGGCAGGTGCGCAATACCGTTCTGCAAGAGGCTGATACAGCCTTACGGGCGCAGGCCAACCATCCGGCGCGTGCCGTGTTGACCCTCCTGAATTAGGGGCAACCGGGCAGGTGATTCAGACGTTTCCCACCACGCCCCGGTGGGGATGGTGGAAAGCCGGATTTGTACAGGGGTGTCACCGAAAAACGGTGATGCCCCTGGCAAATCAGGTCACGAGAAATTCAATCAATCCAAATCCCGATACAACATAAAATGCCACCCCTCTGCCTTCGAAAAGGATGGCCGGTTTGGTCTGTGAGATGCACAAGAGCCGGTGACCATCCTGCTTGATGGCGGCCAGGGTTTGGGGCAGGTCGTTGGTCTGATAGCAGAGGTGATAGATCCGCTCCGTCGAACTTTGTAAAATCTGCTCCAGGGGACCGGTTTCGTCGGCTTTGGCAATGAGTTCCACGGCTGGCATGGCGGGATGCGTCGCCATGCAGAGTCGGACTTTTTGCAGGGGATCGTGAACTTCCGTTCCCAGGGTATAGCCCAGGTCGCGCAAAAATTTTTGGGCCCGTTCCTTTTTGGTCACGGCCAAACCGAAATGGTGGAATGTCAAACCATAGGCGCTCATACCGTCATTGTGTCACTGTTTGGGTAAAATTCCCAGTTCCTGAATTTTTTTGCGCAGGGTGTTGCGATTGATGCCCAGTATCTGGGCCGCCCTGACCTGATTGCCCCGGGTCTCCTGCAAAACCCGTTGCAACAGCGGCTCTTCGACCAGACGCAAAATGAATGCATACAGATTGGCCGGTGGCAAACCGTTCAGGGAGGCAAAAAACCGGTCGAGTTCCCTGTGGATGGCCAGTTGCAAAGGAACTTCCGGAAGATTGGCAGGCGGAAAAGCAGGGGATGCGGCAGCGTGGGGAGGGGTGGGGGATGCGGCAGAGTCTGGAGGCCAGGTCACAGGGGTGGAGGAGGGGAGTGCAGCCGTGTGCAGCGGGGTGGCGGCTTCGAACGTGTTGGCCGGCATATTCGGGTGTTTGGGTTTGGGCAGGTCGAGATGGCCGGGTTGAATCACCTCGTCCGGGACCAGAACCATCAGCCGGTGGATGAGATTTTCCAGTTCGCGCACATTGCCGGGCCAGGAGTGGGCCAGCAGACGATCCAGGGTATCCGGGGCAAGCCGCTTGCGGGAGAGTCCATGTTCCTTTGCCGCCCTGCCCAGAAAATAGTCGGCCAGACGGGGAATGTCTTCCCGACGGGAGCGCAGGGACGGCACATGAATGGGAATGACATTCAGACGGTAAAACAAATCTTCCCGGAAGCGTCCGGCACTGATGGCGGCGGGAAGATCCTGATGGGATGCGGCGATGATGCGCACATCGCTGTGCATGGTCTGGGTGCTGCCCACCTGTGAATAGGTGCCATCCTGGAGGACGCGGAGCAGGCGGGTCTGGGCCTCCATGGGCATGTCGCCGATTTCGTCCAGAAACAAAGATCCGCCACGGGCCTGCTCGAAGTGACCGGGACGCCGGGATATGGCACCTGTAAAAGCCCCTTTTTCGTGCCCGAACAATTCGCTCTCGATCAGACTGCGCGGAATGGCGGCCATGTTGATGGCCGTGAATGGATGATCGCGGCGGGGGCTGCTGGCATGAATGGCACGGGCGACCAGCTCCTTGCCGGTGCCGGATTCGCCGTGAATCAATACCGTCATTTCCGAATTGGCCAGACGCCCGATGATCCGAAACAGCTCCTGCATCGCCATGGATGAACCGATGATTCCCCCGAAGCGATCCGATTCGTTGTTTTCGCGATGCTCGGGTACCGGCTGGGAATGGGCCATGGCCCGGTTGACCAGATCCACCAGGGCATTGATGTCGAACGGTTTGGGCAGATATTCAAAGGCCCCGCGTTCAAAGGCCTGGACCGCATTACGCAGGGTGGATTGGGCCGTGATGACGATCACGGGCAGGGCCGGATGCCTGGCCCTGATGGTTTTGAGGAGATCCAATCCTGAACCGGAAGGCATGACGATATCGGTGATGATCAGGTCGGCTCCCGCGTGGTGCAGATGCTCCAGGAGTTTGTCGCCGCTTTCGAAACAATCGACGTGAAAGCCGGCGCGGACCAGGGCATGTTCCAGCACAAAACGGATCGAAGGGTCGTCATCGGCAACCAGAATGGTTTTGGTAGAACTGTCGTTCATGGGGTATGCCTCGTGGACGCGGTTCAGACGCGGTTTAGTTGGTTACGGGTAACAAAACCCGGAACAGGGTTTGTCCCGGATGACTTTTCACCTCCACCATGCCGTCATGATCGTTGATGATTTTTTGCACGATGGCCAATCCCAAACCGGTTCCCTGTTTGCGCGTGGTCACAAAGGGAAGAAAAATGCGGTTTTGCATCTCTTCCGGAATGCCCGGTCCATCATCGACAACTTCCACGGCGACATGATGCCCCCGTCGTCCCTGTGCCATGCGCACGGCATGGGCAAATCGGGTATGAATCCGTACCTGCCCCTGGGGTCCGGCGGCTTCCTGGGCATTTTTGACGAGGTTCAGGAACAGTTGGATCAACGCATCCCGGTCACCCCGGAGCAGGGGCAGGGAGGGGTCGTAGTCGCGCTGCGGTTGTGGCGGGTTTTTCTCTGCCAGGTCAAGAACATGATTCAATACTTCGTGAATGTTGATTTCCTGGGGTTGCAGGGGGTGATCTTCTGCCAGGCCCAGAAGGCGGTCCAACAGACGGGTGATGCGGTCCACCTCGGCCCGGATCAGTTGGGTATAATCACGGGTGGCGGGGTGGGTACATTCCAGCTCGACGAGTTGTGCGGCACCCCGGATGCCGGCCAGGGGATTTTTCACCTCGTGGGCCACGGTCATGACCATGGTACCCAAAGAATCCAGGGCCTCGTTGCGCCGTTGCCCGGCTTCCAGGCGTTCGACGGCACCAATCTCCTCCAGTTGCAGAATGGCCCCGATGATATCCCCGGTTGGGGTGCGCAATGGGCAGGCCGTCAGCGAGACGGTCAATTCCTGCATGGGGCCGAGATGGATGCGGGCATGGCGGAGTCGGCAGGGCATGGCCAATGTTTGGGCACGGGTCAGCAGGTCCAGGGCCAGGGGATGTCCAGGCAACAGGCGATCCAGAGGCTCTCCCAGCAACCGCTGCCGGGTCTTGCCCAACAATCGCTCCGTGGCACTGTTGACATGGCGCACCACCCCCTCCTGGTCCACGGCAATCAAGCCCAGATCAATCTGGTCACACAGTGTCGCGGGAGAAAAAAAAGAGTTCATGCAGCTCGATCCGTATGGGAGGCAAAAAAACGGTGTATGGCGGTGCGGGTGGCCGCCGCGTCCGCCGTATGGTTGATCTCCTGGCGAAAGGCGGCGCTGCCCGAAAGGCCCCGGCTGTACCAGGCCAGATGCTTGCGGGCCAGAAGATTGCCGGTGAGTGGACCATGAAATTCCAGAAGCGCCTCGAAATGGTCGAGGACAATTTGTTGGAGTTCGGCAAGGGTCGGACCGGGCAGGTGTGAACCGGTGTGCAGAAAATGCCTGATCTGACGGAATATCCAGGGTCGTCCCAGGGCACCCCGCCCGATCATCAGGGCATCGACACCGCTTGTGGCCAGACAATGGGCCGCCATTTCCGGGGTCGTGATGTCGCCATTGCCGATCACGGGGATGGTCAGGTGGCGTTTGATGGTGGCGATCTGTTGCCAGTCGGCCTGACCACTGTACATTTGTGCCCGGGTGCGGCCATGAATCGTCACCCAGTGAATGCCGCTGGCCTCGGCAATCCGGGCGATTTGCAGGCCGTTCAGGTGGTCGGCATCCCAGCCGAGGCGCGTTTTGACGGTCACGGGGACCGCAACGGCCCGGACCACTTTTTCCATGATCCGCCCGGCCAGGATTTCATCGCGCATGAGGGCTGCCCCGGCACCGTTTTTGACAATTTTGCGGACCGGACACCCCATGTTGATGTCGATCATGGCGGCCCCCAGATCGACGTGCATGCGGGCCACCGTGGCCATCACCTCCGGGTCCGCTCCGGCAATTTGCACGACAAGCGGGACATCCCTGTCCAAACAGGCTATCTTGCTGTGGCACCCCTTGACCTGCCGGATCATGGCTTGTGAGGCCACCATCTCCGAAATGGTCAGATCCGCGCCCGCTTGGTGGGCCAAAAGACGAAATGGCCCGTCCGTGATCCCGGCCATGGGGGCCAGGAGCAGCGGAGTGCCTCTTATATTGGCAAACCAGGGGGTGAGTGCATTTATATTGGGCATAAATGGTTGGCTCTTGTGCAAAATTTAATCATATCATGGATCCTGGGTGTAGGGGTCGCAAATATTATGCAATAAAAAAAAAGGGGGTTTGGGGCTTAAGCCCCAATAAAATCTTTCTTTCCAATTTTTTTTATCCGAGAGTTCATGGACAGCCTCTAAGGGTGGCAATTTTGGAGCGAGGTTTGACAAAAATGGCGGAAAATTATCACGCGGAGTTTGTCGTCGGTGCCGTGCAGGCGGCCCAGTTTCCGGCGGATAATTTGCCGGAAATCGCCTTTGTAGGGCGTTCCAATGTCGGCAAATCGACGTTGTTGAACCGGTTGGTGGGGCGGCACAAGCTGGCGCGGGTCAGTCGCACGCCTGGTTGCACCCGGGAGATCAATTTTTTTCGTGTTCAGGAGAAATGGTGGTTTGTGGATTTGCCGGGCTATGGGTATGCGCAGGTTCCCCGGCAGCGGCGCGGGGGGTGGCAACACACCATTGGTGCCTATCTGGAAGCCAGACGGGAAGTGCGCGCCGTGGTGGTGCTTCTGGATGCGCGGCGGGGGATGACCGATCTGGATCGGAACATGTTGACCTGGCTCCAGGAGTTGGGAATCGCCTGGCAGCCGGTGGTGACCAAGATGGATAAACTCTCCGGCAACAAACAGCGTCAGGCCATGACGGCACTGGCAACAGAATTGACCCGGATTGGTGGGTTTTCTTTGGGGTCTGTCGTGGCCTGCTCGGCCTTGACCGGTACGGGAATCGATACGTTGCGGGAACGATTGGCAGGCTTGTTGAATGATTGACAATGGAAAACGGGCCTTGAATTTCAACGCAATCCCGCAGCAAACAGTTTTTTTGCTGTTTGGCGGCGTTCATCCCTGTTGGATTGACTTTCGCCAGTCAGGTAAAAATGGCCGTGATGTTCTCCCCGGATATCGACCACTCCCC includes:
- a CDS encoding flagellin FliC, with the translated sequence MSISINTNVGALAAQQNLGVSSAKLARTFERLSSGLRVNSSRDDAAGLAIASGLTSQIRGYNMASRNANDSISLLQVAEGSLDETSNALQRMRELAVQASNGLLTTTDRENLNVEFAQLRSEVERIGYNTKYNGISLLQGQYSMQIQVGAFEGQMVSIGVFSATASCLCSAKASIGGDGSAAMAAVTLLDGAITSVATMRASIGSLQSRLESVVATLSAQELNTESARSRIMDADVAGETSALTRDSILQQAAASILAQANQSPQVAMTLLGR
- a CDS encoding flagellin FliC, translating into MAISINTNIGALSAQKNLSTAAGRLSQSFERLSSGLRVNSSRDDAAGLAIASGLTLQIRGANTASRNVNDVISVLQIAEGALDETTNALQRMRELAVQASSMTLTTTDRTSLNSEFTQLLSEVDRIGKNVQYNGRNLLTGSFNAVQIQVGVYSGQIVSATILSATATGLCSALAGITGDGSQAMSAITILDNAIASVSTIRATIGSLQNRFESVVATLANQVVNTESARSRIMDADIAVETSNLTRNSILQQAAASILAQANQAPQVALTLLGGR
- a CDS encoding VOC family protein, with the protein product MSAYGLTFHHFGLAVTKKERAQKFLRDLGYTLGTEVHDPLQKVRLCMATHPAMPAVELIAKADETGPLEQILQSSTERIYHLCYQTNDLPQTLAAIKQDGHRLLCISQTKPAILFEGRGVAFYVVSGFGLIEFLVT
- the ntrC gene encoding nitrogen regulation protein NR(I), which gives rise to MNDSSTKTILVADDDPSIRFVLEHALVRAGFHVDCFESGDKLLEHLHHAGADLIITDIVMPSGSGLDLLKTIRARHPALPVIVITAQSTLRNAVQAFERGAFEYLPKPFDINALVDLVNRAMAHSQPVPEHRENNESDRFGGIIGSSMAMQELFRIIGRLANSEMTVLIHGESGTGKELVARAIHASSPRRDHPFTAINMAAIPRSLIESELFGHEKGAFTGAISRRPGHFEQARGGSLFLDEIGDMPMEAQTRLLRVLQDGTYSQVGSTQTMHSDVRIIAASHQDLPAAISAGRFREDLFYRLNVIPIHVPSLRSRREDIPRLADYFLGRAAKEHGLSRKRLAPDTLDRLLAHSWPGNVRELENLIHRLMVLVPDEVIQPGHLDLPKPKHPNMPANTFEAATPLHTAALPSSTPVTWPPDSAASPTPPHAAASPAFPPANLPEVPLQLAIHRELDRFFASLNGLPPANLYAFILRLVEEPLLQRVLQETRGNQVRAAQILGINRNTLRKKIQELGILPKQ
- a CDS encoding PAS domain-containing protein, which produces MNSFFSPATLCDQIDLGLIAVDQEGVVRHVNSATERLLGKTRQRLLGEPLDRLLPGHPLALDLLTRAQTLAMPCRLRHARIHLGPMQELTVSLTACPLRTPTGDIIGAILQLEEIGAVERLEAGQRRNEALDSLGTMVMTVAHEVKNPLAGIRGAAQLVELECTHPATRDYTQLIRAEVDRITRLLDRLLGLAEDHPLQPQEINIHEVLNHVLDLAEKNPPQPQRDYDPSLPLLRGDRDALIQLFLNLVKNAQEAAGPQGQVRIHTRFAHAVRMAQGRRGHHVAVEVVDDGPGIPEEMQNRIFLPFVTTRKQGTGLGLAIVQKIINDHDGMVEVKSHPGQTLFRVLLPVTN
- the dusB gene encoding tRNA dihydrouridine synthase DusB, with amino-acid sequence MPNINALTPWFANIRGTPLLLAPMAGITDGPFRLLAHQAGADLTISEMVASQAMIRQVKGCHSKIACLDRDVPLVVQIAGADPEVMATVARMHVDLGAAMIDINMGCPVRKIVKNGAGAALMRDEILAGRIMEKVVRAVAVPVTVKTRLGWDADHLNGLQIARIAEASGIHWVTIHGRTRAQMYSGQADWQQIATIKRHLTIPVIGNGDITTPEMAAHCLATSGVDALMIGRGALGRPWIFRQIRHFLHTGSHLPGPTLAELQQIVLDHFEALLEFHGPLTGNLLARKHLAWYSRGLSGSAAFRQEINHTADAAATRTAIHRFFASHTDRAA
- a CDS encoding YihA family ribosome biogenesis GTP-binding protein — protein: MAENYHAEFVVGAVQAAQFPADNLPEIAFVGRSNVGKSTLLNRLVGRHKLARVSRTPGCTREINFFRVQEKWWFVDLPGYGYAQVPRQRRGGWQHTIGAYLEARREVRAVVVLLDARRGMTDLDRNMLTWLQELGIAWQPVVTKMDKLSGNKQRQAMTALATELTRIGGFSLGSVVACSALTGTGIDTLRERLAGLLND